The genomic stretch ATTTTAAAAGTTAAAAGTTTATATTCAAGCCAAAAGTGAATGTCCTTGGTACGGGATATGTAGAATAATCTATACCTTGCAATAATGCTCCCGGTGAGTTGCCATTAAAGTCCACACCCACTTCGGGATTTCCATATTTGTACTTGCTGAATACAAATGCCTGCTGGACACTGGCGTACACACGCAGTCTGCTGACAAACTTAATGAGATTAGCTGGCAAGGTATATCCTAATGTAATGTTCTTAATGGTCAGGTTACTTCCATCGTATACAAAACGGGAATGAAAGATATCCCTTTCACGTGAAGTCCCACTAGTAGTCTTACCATAAAGTCCGGCACCGGGATTGTCAGGGGAGCGCCACCGGTCCTTCACCTCTTTCATTACATTAAAAGGGCCGTCAAGGTTGGCCATACCTTGCTCTACAGCAGCGGCAATCTTATTTCCGTAAGTGCCTGTGGCAACTATAGTCAGATCAAAATTTTTGTATTCAAAATTGTTCGTTAAACCAAATGTGAATTTAGGAAGAGGATTACCGATTTCCGCCTTATCACCACTTTCATCATCGCCATAAGTAATTTGTTTATCGTCATTAACATCGTGGAATTTGATAGTACCTACTTGGGAATCCACAGCTTTAGGCGACTGGTCATAATCTGACTGGTTTACATAAATTCCATCCTGAACCATTCCATAGAATTGCCCGATACGCCCTCCTACACGTGAAATCGTACTTACAATGCCCGAATAAGCCACCAACTGATTACTCAAATCACTTAATGCCAGCACACGGTTATCACTGAAAGAAATATTGAAATTCGTGCTCCAATTAAATGTTCCTACAATATTATGGGAATTAATACTAAACTCATGTCCCCAGAATTTAAGTTTACCAACATTCCCTATCAGTGTAGAGAAGCCTGATTCTTCGGGTACAGGTAGTGAATAAAGCATATTGGATGTTATCTTGTTATAGTAGTCATATGTAAAAGTAATACGATTATTGAAGAAACCAAGATCGACTCCAAAGTCCAATTGGCGAGTTTTTTCCCATCCCAGATCATCGTTTCCAAGATTCGTAACAGCACTTCCGCTTGCGACAGTACTACCAAACACAGCATTCGTGTTACCACTTACCGTATTGTAATGAGTATAATTTCCTATATTGTTATTCCCTATCATACCATAACTTCCACGTACTTTCAGCAAAGACACACTCTTAAGTTTGCCCATAAAAGCCTCATCACTCACAATCCATCCTAAAGATACCGATGGAAAGTTACCCCACTTATTATTACTTCCGAAACGGGATGAACCATCCCTACGAATACTTGCTCCAATCAGATATTTACCTTTATAACTGTAATTGACACGACTTAAATATGAAATCATACTCCACTCTTGAACATCCATAGTCGGATTGTTCTTCACCAATGCCGCATCAATAGTCTGTATTCTATCGTCCGAAAAGTTCGAACCACTTATGGCACTATAGTCACTACGAAATCTTTGTGTAGTATATCCAAGCAACAGTTCAAACGTATGATTACCTATTTCTTTTGAATAATTAGCAGTGGTTTCGGACAACCAAGACCAATATCGGTTATTCGCTTCGTAAAGATTAGCTGCAATGGCACTTGGTGCAGCTGCAAATGCCCGTCCGGCAGTAGAAGGTTGGAAATTGTGCTGATAATTAGAACCTATATCTCCATTCAGACTCGTCTTCAAGACAAGACCTTTAAGTGGTTCATATTGCAGACTCGCATTTGCAAGCAATCTTTTCGCTTCCCGCTTGTTGACGATATCTTGTATGGAACGCACCCAATTCGGGGTCTCAAAGGCAGTGACACCGGGTGTTGTCACTACTACGGGATAGGTTCCATCTTCGTTTCGATAGTCAAGAATAGGAGGAGTCAATGTAGCGTTAGCAAGTAAACCTCCCCCACTAAAGAATGCTCCATCTGATGACGGTCGGTTTTCAAAACTATAAGTCGGAGCCAGATTGAAAGCTAGCTTCAAATTGTCGGAAATCCGGTAAGTAGAGTTAGCCCTTGCTGAAATACGTTGGTAATCGGAGTTCAACAAAACACCATCCTGATTGAAATACCCCAGTACAAAAGAGCTTGTAAATTTATCTTTCCCTGTACTAACAGATACATTATAATCTTGTATCATGGCACTACGCAGCATAGCAGCATACCAGTCATGTCCTTTACCATATTGTGAAGGATTCTGAAAAGCGGTAGGAACACTTTGCCCCAAGTCTTCATAGCTCTCTTTCTTGAATTGCGCCCACTCTGTTCCATTCATCATTTCAGGTCTGCCTTTTTGAGGCACATTCTGAACTCCCATATATGCATTGAAGCTAATATTCGTCTTTCCAGCTTTCGCACCTTTAGTTTGAATAAGTACTACACCAAAAGCTGCACGGGAACCATACAAAGAAGTTGCAGCTGCATCTTTAAGTATAGTCATTGACTCTATCTCATTCGGATTAATATCATTGATATCACCCACAATAGGAAATCCATCCACTACATAAAGAGGATTTGATCCTGTAGAAAGTGATGCAGCTCCACGAATACGGACGTTCATTCCTTGTCCTGGTACTCCCGTTCCCTGATTCACTTGTACACCTGCAATTTGTCCTTGCATCTTTTGGGTAAACTGCGCTACAGGAACATCAGAAAGTTTATCAAAATCCAATGTTTCCATAGCACCAGTAACAGCTCGTTTGGTCTGGGTGCCATAAGCTACCACTACTACTTCATCCAGCGACTTCACATCTTCTTTCAAGACAATGCTCAATGAATGATTGTCTTTCAGTTTGATTTCTTGCGGAATATATCCTGTATAGCTGAATTGAAGTATATCACCCATATTCGCTGCCAAAGAGAAATTACCATCAAGATCTGTTACGGTACCTTGACCCGATCCTTTTATCAATACCGAAACACCTATTAAAACTTCTCCGGATGCATCAGTTACAGTACCAGCTATTCCCAATTTTTGCTGCTGTGCCGCCAATGCAGCATTCCGGGTAAGAATAATATGATTTCCCGCCATCTTGTATGCAACAGATGACTCTGCAAGTAAAATCGATAAGACTTCCGCTACCGGCTTGCTGCTTACATGAATGCTTTTACGCATCTTTACGTTCACATCTTCCTTATATATAAAAAGATAGTCCGTTTGAGACTCTATCTCATTCAATATAGATTCCAACGGGGCATCGCTTCTATTGATAGTTACCCTCGCATTCTGTGAGTGACTATTTTCGGCCATCAGGCTGAACAGGCAGAAGAACAATAAGAATATTGATATTCGCATAATTCTAAATAATTGTTTTAAATCCGGATTTTCAAGATAATAAAGATCCGGCAAAGGAATGTTTTTCATATCTTTGCAAATGGTTATTAATACGATTTATTAAAAATAATTGTGTTAGTCGGGTCGGTGGGTGGTGCAAACACCCATCGGCTCTTTAGTTGTTTTTCATAAGGATTGCTTCATAGGCTGATTTTCCATTTTAGAAGGTTAATACATTTCTTACTTTATATGAATGACGTCATTATCCCGATTTCTTTGATAAATAAAGGCTACATCGTTTTGCAGGACACGCAGCGCATAGTCCAATCCATCAGAAATCCTAAATTTCCCAGTTAATGCAACCTTTGCTATTTCCTTTTTATCCATCTGTATTTTCAAATCATAATATTTCTCCAAGTCTTTTATAATATCAGCAAAAGGTTTATTTCTGAAACAATATAACCCCTCTTTCCAACGATATACATTATAATCATCAATTTTACTCACCACCAATCGGCCGTCTATCAAAGTCGTTTTCTGATTGGGTGCCAAGATGACGGAATTCTTTTCATCGTGAGGTAATTTTACCTTTACTCTGCCTTCCATCAAAGACGTTTCGAATATTTTTCGTGCTGAATAAGCTTCCACATTGAATTTTGTTCCCAATACTTCTACATCCAATGTACTTGTATGTACCACAAACGGACTCTTTTCATTATGAGCCACCTCAAAGTAAGCCTCTCCATCTAATATCACCTCCCGTTTGTCTGTCATAAAAGAAACAGGATATTGCATTGTAGTTCCGGCATTCAGCCAAACGTTTGACCCATCGGGCAAATCGAGGTTAACACGCTGGCCGGCCGGTACGGTAATGGTCTGCATCGCTAAATACATACCTCCATTATCTTTACCTATTGAAAATAATACAGCCGTCACACTCACCGTTATCACTATTACAGAAGCTATTTTCAGGAATTCCCTGATAAAATAGTTCCTCCTGTTCCTCATTCTCTGTATATCAGTCCGTCGGGAATGACCTGCAAGAATCATAGCATTAAACAGTTTGCGTTCCCTACGCAACAGCCCGGCATTCTCCTCAGAAGCACCGGCCCATTCTTTAACCACTTTCATATCTTCCAAAGAAGCATGACCTTCAAAAAAACGGTATAACAAATCCTTATCCATAAACACTTTTGTTTTACGTATTTATAGTAATAGCGGATGGGAAAGAACATTCCCTAGTGAAAAACTGTTTTTTTTAATGCAAATAGAAAAAAAGTAAGGATACCGGCAGATAATCCTTCAATGCAAGACGTAACGTCCTGGTAGCTTTCGATATATGAAATTCCACTCCCTTGGTTGTAATATCCAATAGTTCTGCTATTTCTTTATGGGATTTATTTTCATTACGGCTCATCACAAAGATTTTCCGAGTCTGTTCGGGCAAAGCATCCAGTGTCCTATCAACAATCTCCTGTATTTCCTTTGTAAAAACCTCATAGGGCTCGAAATCTTCCAAAGTCATGATTCTGCCCGACAATTCCCATGCATAGATTCGGGCTATTTCGTCAGAAGCATCCTGATAGACTTGTTGATGGCGCAAATAGTCAATACACTTATGCTTTATCGTGGTCAAGACATAAGCCGGAATATTAGTATCAGCAGACAAACGATCTTTGTTCTCCCAATAGTACATCATTGATTCCACAACAAAATCTTCGGCAACAGCTTCATCATGCACATAGGTACAGGCAAAGTGGACAAAACGTTGCTGGTAGTCTATAAAGAATTTATTAAATGCATTCAAATCAATGCTCATTGCCTATCAAACCGTATTAAATAAAAGGAGAATAATGGTACAAATATACATTTTTACTTTTAAAAGCAAATGAAAGCTGCCTCAAATTTTATGCCTCCAACAACGATAGCAATCCACCAAACAAAGAAAATATTCCTCCAAAGTTTCCCCGCCTTAAATAAAAGCAGTAACTTTACCAAATAATATACTAACATTAGGAAATAATGAATAACCCAGAACTACAGCGTGCCTGGCAAATAATAGAGAATACTGGCACCCATCTCTTCCTCACCGGAAAAGCAGGAACCGGAAAAACAACCTTCCTACGCAATCTGAAGAAAGAATCTCCCAAACGCACAGTCATAGTCGCCCCCACCGGAATAGCTGCCATCAATGCGGGAGGCGTTACCATCCACTCCTTTTTCCAACTGCCATTTGCACCTTTCATCCCCGATACCACGTTCAATACCGAACAAAAACATTTCCGGTTCAGCAAAGAAAAAATTAACATCATCCGAAGCATGGATCTGCTGATTATTGATGAAATAAGTATGGTAAGAGCAGATCTGCTAGATGCCATCGACTCTGTACTCCGCCGGTACCGGGACCGGTATAAACCTTTTGGAGGCGTACAACTGCTAATGATAGGCGACCTGCAACAACTTGCCCCCGTAGTGAAAGAAACGGAATGGAATATGCTGAACCACTATTATGATACCTCCTATTTCTTTGGAAGCCTCGCCTTAAAAAAAACCACCTACGCCACCATCGAGCTAAAACAAGTCTACCGCCAAAATGATCCCTATTTCCTTTCCCTACTGAACAAAGTCCGGGAGAATAAAGCCGACGAACAGACACTCGCAGAATTGAACCAAAGATATATTCCCAATTTCCATCCTGCCAAAGAAAAAGGATATATCCAACTCACCACTCACAATTACCAAGCACAACAGATTAATGATCACGAGCTTTCACTCATCAAAGAACCGGTTTTCAGTTACAAGGCAGAAGTCGCCGGAATTTTTCCTGAATATTCTTATCCTACAGATGAAACATTGATGCTGAAAAAAGGAGCGCAAATCATGTTCGTTAAAAATGACCCCTCACCGGAAAAACGTTATTATAATGGTATGATTGGCGAAATCACCTCTATAGATGAGGATGGATTTACCGTCCACACCAAAGAAAAGAATGAAAAAATCATTGTCCAACCCGAGGAATGGACAAACAGCAAATATGTGCTAAATGAAGAAACAAAAGAAATAACCGAAGAACAAGAAGGAGTCTTCAAGCAATACCCTGTAAAACTGGCATGGGGCATCACTATTCATAAAAGCCAAGGACTGACTTTTGAACACGCCATTATTGACGCTCGCTCCGCTTTCGCCCACGGACAGGCATACGTTGCCTTGAGCCGATGCAAAACATTGGAAGGGATGGTTCTCAGTTCCCCACTTTCCGTCAACGCCATTATCAGCGATACAATAATCGATGATTATAATCAGTATATAGAAACACATACCCCCAATGAAGAATTGCTCTGTGCCATGCAACAAACTTATTTTCTCAATCTCGTTAGCGAACTATTCGATTTCTCACCGATAGCCCGTTCATTCAATGAGCAAGCCCGACTGATTGACGAACATTTCTACAAACTCTTCCCTCAGTTACTGGCAGAATATAAAAAGCAGATACAAATATTCACTACTGAAATAGTGGATGTATCCTATCGTTTCCACAAACAATATGAACGTCTGGTAACACAATCTACTGATTATAATACGAATAACAACCTGCAAATACGCATCATAAAAGGAGCCGCCTATTTTGAACAAAAACTACGCCCTTTCCATAAACTGGCTGAAGCGACTAATCTTCCCACGGACAATAAAGAACTAAGAAAGAAAACGAACAACACCTTGGAAGAGTTCTTAAACACTTTGACACAGAAACTTTCCTTGCTACAATATGTAGAAGATAATGGTTTTCACGCCAGCGACTATCTACGTAAAAAAGCATATATCCTTTTAAGCGGAACCGATAATGAAAACTCCTCAGGTACAACGGCACACGACAGAAAAGAGCGCACCCCCAGAGAACGCGCATCCAGGGAACGGAAGAGAATTGAAGTTCCCAACGACATACTCCACCCAGAACTTTATCGGAAAATCACCGAATGGCGTGGAACTAAAGCAAAAGAAACCGGTATGCCGGCCTATGTCATTATCCAGCAAAAAGCTCTGTTGGGAATGGTCAATCTATTGCCTAATGATGCAGAATCATTGGAAGCTGTCCCTTATTTCGGACATAAGGGGGTAGAGAATTATGGTTTGGAACTTCTGGAAATTATCCGGAATTATATGAAAGAACAAAATCTGCAACGCCCTGAAATAAGAACCGTATTTGTCCCCCGGGAAAATAAAAAAAATAAAGAAGACACCAAAAAGGTCAGTTTCAGATTATTTAAAGAAGGGATGAAGGTAAAGGAAATCGCTGAATTCCGGGAATTGACTACCGGTACCATCAGCAACCACCTTTTACACTATGTCCAGACTGGAGATATCAAACTACAAGAATTAGTCGACCAAGAAAAAATAAATTATATTACAGCTCATCTCCAGAAACTCCCCTCTCTGCCACAAGGAGTGAAGGAAATAAAAGAAAAGTTAGGCGAATATGCTTCTTACGATGAAATACGTTTTGTCTTTGAAGTATATAAAAAACATATACCGGCATAAATTTCACTCATATTGAAGTCCCAAAAAGTAAGTGCATTTCATAAAACAAGTAAGTATACTTAAATGACGAAGTAAGTACACTTACTTGTTTTGCTACATAAAAGTGACTATCCGGATGAGAAAGATGATAAGGAGATTTGTGAATAGATGAAATTATTGTGAATGGCTACTTAACAAGAAAAAGGAGGGGAAAGGAAGAGCCTTTCATAAACCGATTAGGAAAAATGATCCTTGAAACTGATATTTAACATCTTTATCCCACTGAATCATGTTATTTGTTTTTTTGAGCAATATGCGATATTCCATTTATAAAGAACGTACAAAATAACATGCATTCTCTCTTAAAAGCGCCACTATGAGTGTTTCATAACTTGTAATTTATTAAGAATAACAAAAAAAAAGAAAAGAAAAGATAGCATTATATTATTATAAAATAATACATTTGCAGCGACCGAAATAGAAAGGGAATAAAATCCCTAAACCAAACTATTTACTAATTTAACCTTATTAATCTATGCAATTCTACCAAAAAACAAGGGAAAATTGTGTAAAGACACATGTAATTCTGAAAAAAGCCTCTTTTTACGCATGTCTTACACTATTTGCCGGAATGGCTTTCCCAATGCCTTTGTGGGCTTCGCTGTCAACTGCCATCGTACAACAGCATGTTAAACAAATTACGGGTATCGTAAAAGATGCAAACGGAGATCCTGTAATCGGTGCCAATGTAGTACAAGTGGGAAGCACCAACGGTACCATTACAGATGTGGATGGCAAATTCACGTTGAATGTATCCGTAGGGGCTAAACTGAAAGTTTCGTATATCGGTTACAACGACCAACAAATTACCGTAAGTAACAGCAACAGTTACACCATTATCTTGAAAGAAGATACTGAATCTTTAGATGAAGTGGTAGTAGTGGGATACGGTACTCAAAAAAAAGTAAACCTGACAGGTTCTGTGGCAACCATCTCATCCGATAAACTAGTCAACCGCACTAGTGCCAATGTCACCAACATGCTGGCAGGACAAATGCCGGGTGTCACCATTATCCAAAATACCGGTCAGCCAGGAGCTGATGCCGGAGTACTGCGTGTACGTGGTCTAGGAACCATGGGAGATGCCAGTGCCATGGTTGTGGTGGATGGAGTAGAGTCTACCATGAGTAGCGTGGACCCCAACGATATTGAAAACATCTCTATATTAAAAGATGCAGCCGCCTCAGCCATTTATGGTGTACGTGCTGCCAATGGTGTTATTCTTATCACAACCAAAAAGGGAACCAAAGGACGTGCCATTGTATCTTACGATGGATATGCAGGCTGGCAAAGTGCCTCACGTATGCCCAATTTTTTGGATTCTTACAATTATGCAGTGCTGATGAATGAAGCTTACACCAATGACGGTTTGAAAGGTCCGTATGACGAAACAGCCTTGCAAAAGTTCAAAGACGGAAGTGATCCCGACTTTTATCCCAATTCCGACTGGCTGGGTACACTACTAAGTGAAAACGGCCTGTTCAACAACCATCATTTGAGTATCAAAGGCGGTGGAGACAAAGTAACTTACTCGCTGGCATTCAACTATCACGATAAAGACGGATTGATAGTCAATACCAACTACAACAAGTTCAATGTACGCGCCAACATTGACGCTCAGATAAACAGTCGTCTGAAATTGACTACAAATATGGCAGTATACCGCAGTAATATGACTGCTCCAGCAGCAGGTATCAGTAACCTGATGCACTATGCTTTCCGTGAAACTCCGGTTACTCCCATCCAACTGAGCAACGGCAACTATGCTTTGTTCAAAAACGAGCACAACTCCGTAGCCTATGCACGTGAAGGAGGAACCTACAAAGAAACAAACAGCAATTTCCAAGGTAACGTAGGAATGGAACTAGACATTATAGACGGACTGAAACTGAGAGGGATTGCCGCTTCGACTTTCAACCTGACCGACAATCCCACCCACGTCAATACCATGACATTCTATCAAGCAGGTTCAGACACTCCGGTAAAGAAAACCACCAACTCCATCACAGAGTATGATATCAAAAGTATGGAACTAAACCTGCAAGCTTATCTGGACTATAACAAAACCTTCGGTAAACACACTGTAGGAGCTTTACTGGGTTATTCACAAATTTATAAACAGACACGCTACCTGCAAGCTTACCGTAAGAACCTGCCCAACTCCAATTCGCTGGACCAGATCAACGCCGGCGAAGTGACGGGACAGACAACATACGGTACAGAAATAGAATACGCTCTTCGCTCAGTTTTCGGACGCGTGAATTATTCATACGATAACCGTTATCTACTGGAAGCCAACCTGCGTTATGACGGTACTTCACGCTTCCCTAAGAACAACCGCTTCGGCGCATTTCCCTCTTTCTCCATCGGATGGAGAATCTCAGAAGAAGAGTTCTTCAAAGTTGATTGGGTGGATAATTTGAAACTACGTGCATCATGGGGATTGCTGGGTAATCAGGAAACCGTAAACTCAGACAACAGTTCCAACTATTATCCGTATCAGAACACCTATCTATTCGGTTATGACTACAGTTTCGGAAACACTTTGACTCCAGGTATCTCCATTTCCAGCCCGATGGCCAACCAAGACATTACGTGGGAAAAAACAGACCAATGGAACGTAGGTGTGGACGCCGCTTTTTGGAGCAATAAACTGACCTTGGGCGCAGACTGGTTCCGCAAGGAAACACGGGACATATTACTGCAACTTCCCGTTCCCAACATGATGGGAGTCAGTGCTCCGATGCAAAACGCCGGCGTAGTGCGCAATACTGGTATCGAACTGCAACTAGGACATAACAACCGTATCAATGATTGGAGCTATTCTATCGGAGCCAATTTCAGTTATGTAACTACCAAAATTATAGATTTGAAAGGCGGTGACACACCAGGACAATCTGTAGGCGATCCACTGTGGGCATATTACGGCTACGTATGCGACGGCATCTTCCAAAACGAAGAAGAGATCAAGAATCATCCTACACAGAGCATGGGTACTCCGGTTCCGGGTGACTTAAAATACCGCGACCTGAACGGGGACAAAGTGGTAGACAGCAAAGACCGGCAAGTATTGGGTTCCTACTTTCCGAAAATCAACTTCGGTCTGAATCTTTCAGTTCAATATAAAGATTTCGACCTAAGTGCACTGCTGCAAGGTGCGGCTGATGTAAAGAGCGCTCCTGTAGCCGAAATCAGATACGCCTTCTACAATGGCGGTAAAGTAACGGAACAGCATCTGGACCGTTGGACTCCGGAAAACCCGAATGCCACTTATCCCCGATTGTCCATGAGTGACTCCAAAAACCGCGTGACTTCCAGTTTCTGGATGCAGGATGCCTCTTATGCCAAGCTGAGAAACCTGCAAGTAGGTTACAGCCTGCCCAAACAGCTGATATCCAAATACGGAATCAGCCGTCTGAGAGTGTATTGCAGTATCGACAATCTCTTTATGATTTCCGGCTTCGACGGTGTAGACCCCGAAGCCATCAGCGGCAACTATTATCCATTGACCCGAAATTATTCATTCGGTCTGAATGTAACATTCTAAACACTGACAACTATGAGACTAAAATATAACTTTATAGGATTAATATTGGCATGTGGCCTTGGTCTGAGCTCTTGCAATGACAGTTTTCTGGACAGAAATCCAAAAGACCAATTATCCGACGCATCTTTCTGGAAAAACGCAGAAGATGCCCAGAAATTCGCAACCGGAATCTATCTGTATCTGATAGAACCGGAGAACCATACTATCATGACAGATTGCTACACCGACAATGCTATTCCGGTACATGTCACAGCCGAACAGGGGCAGTTGTCTGCTGGTACGGCTACTTCCAGCAATCCACATTTCCTACAATTATGGAAAAATGCCTATCAATGCATCCGCAGATGCCTGGTATTTTACGAGCATATAGGCGATGTGCCGATGGATGAAAAAGAAAAAGCGCAACTGACAGCCGAAGTACAGTTTCTCGAAGCTTTCTCATACGCTAACATATTAAAATATATGGGTGGCGCCTCCCTGCTGGATCATCCGTTGGAACTGAACGAGAAACTTCCTTCACGCAGTTCTGAAGAGGAGACTTATAATCATATAGTAGGATTATTGGATAAAGCAGCAGCCAGCTTGCCCGATATCCGCAGCAACAGTGACCACGGAAAACCGAGTGCCGGAGCCTGCTACGCACTGAAAGCCAGAGTTGCTTTCTACTCACACAAATATGATGTGGCGGAAGCCGCCGCACGCAAAGTAATGGGCATGAATGTGTATGGACTGTATGATAACTATGGTGACTTGTTCCAACCTGTAGCAGAGTTATGTAATGAAATCATCTTTGATCGCGAATATCTGGAAAACCCGAAAAACTCCAATGAAGGCAGTTATATAGGACAGTTCTTCGCTCCCGTCATGATGGGAGGGTGGGAAGCTTTATCACCTACTCAAGACTTGATAGACTCCTATCCATGTAAGGATGGCAAATCAATCAGAGAGTCTCCTTTCTATAATCCGGAAGACCCTTTTGCCGACCGTGACCCCCGTCTAGGCTTCTCCGTACTGTGGAACGGTTCGCAAATAGCAGGAAAGACTTTCAACCTGAACAATATGGGAGATGGCAGCCATACCCGTACAGGATATAGCATGAAAAAGTATATCAATCCGGACAATGACGGTATCAATAATTACGACTGGACCAACTTTATCTATATCCGCTATGCAGAAGTGCTGCTAACTTTCGCCGAGGCTCGTAACGAAAATCTGTCTGCTCCGGATACGGAAGTATATGATGCGGTCAATCAAATCCGTCAGCGTCCCAGCGTAGGTCTTCCTCCTCTGCCCTCCGGCTTGTCCAAAGACCAAATGCGCGAAGCTATCCGTTTGGAACGTCGTTTGGAATTTGCTTTCGAGGGAATGCACCTGTTTGATACCCGTAGCTATAAAACAACCGAAAAGGATGTTACTAAACCAGTATACGGGATAAATGCAAAAGGAGAAAGCATTTTTATTGAAACCCGCAAATTCAATGCCAACCGTGACTATCTGTGGGCTATCCCCTTGGAAGAGGTAGACCTAGCTCAGGGTGCACTGAAACAGAATCCGGGTTGGGATTAACCCGGCCATTTATTTGGAGGGACAGGCTCATAAAGCTGTCCCTCCAACTCTTTCTACACATCTCTTTTCATTGAAGGCAAAAGTAATTACCTTTCCTCTCGAAAAAAGATAAAGCACTTTCAAGGAATATATGGTTTTCCCACCATCAATTTATCTCCGGAAAAATCGACTTCAAACAAGCGAGGAATACGAATATAACGTCCGTTTACATCCTTATGACGATGTACAGACATCAACCATTTACCGTCCAAGGTCTGAAACAACATCCCATGACCGAAATCGGGAGGAGTAATCGGGTCTTTCTCCTGTATCCATGGTCCATCCAAGGTTCCGCTTTCAGAATAAGCCACTCCCTGAGTGTACACATTATAAATCCAACTAGTCCAAATCATACCGAGTCTACCTGTTCCTGTACGGAACAGATACGGACCGTCAGTGACTTTATTCGGTTTATCCTTGCCATCCGCATCTTTTTCACGGCTCCACGGCGATTCGCTGGCACGGAACAGTAATTTCCCTTCGCCTATGGTTCCACTTAAGTCAGGCTTCAGTTCTATTTTCTCTATCGTACCATCCAAGGTTTGCAACCATTCATAACAATATACCATATAAGGCTTTCCGTCTTTATCCACCCAAAAAGTTCCGTCCAAGGTCGGTTTATCAGCAGGCAAATAAGTAGAGTCCTTCATCGGAACGTAAGGTCCGTCCGGCTTA from Phocaeicola dorei encodes the following:
- a CDS encoding RagB/SusD family nutrient uptake outer membrane protein; its protein translation is MRLKYNFIGLILACGLGLSSCNDSFLDRNPKDQLSDASFWKNAEDAQKFATGIYLYLIEPENHTIMTDCYTDNAIPVHVTAEQGQLSAGTATSSNPHFLQLWKNAYQCIRRCLVFYEHIGDVPMDEKEKAQLTAEVQFLEAFSYANILKYMGGASLLDHPLELNEKLPSRSSEEETYNHIVGLLDKAAASLPDIRSNSDHGKPSAGACYALKARVAFYSHKYDVAEAAARKVMGMNVYGLYDNYGDLFQPVAELCNEIIFDREYLENPKNSNEGSYIGQFFAPVMMGGWEALSPTQDLIDSYPCKDGKSIRESPFYNPEDPFADRDPRLGFSVLWNGSQIAGKTFNLNNMGDGSHTRTGYSMKKYINPDNDGINNYDWTNFIYIRYAEVLLTFAEARNENLSAPDTEVYDAVNQIRQRPSVGLPPLPSGLSKDQMREAIRLERRLEFAFEGMHLFDTRSYKTTEKDVTKPVYGINAKGESIFIETRKFNANRDYLWAIPLEEVDLAQGALKQNPGWD
- a CDS encoding glycoside hydrolase family 43 protein, whose product is MKKIGLFLLLGVSLSWLVSACQGRQQEVRKEVPLDSIVLSDPCILADRKTAMYYMTGTGGMLWKSKDLKLWEGPFHVAKTDSNSWMGPDPMVWAAELHPYKGKYYYFATFTNQAVKIDTVQGNVIERRASHVLVSDKPDGPYVPMKDSTYLPADKPTLDGTFWVDKDGKPYMVYCYEWLQTLDGTIEKIELKPDLSGTIGEGKLLFRASESPWSREKDADGKDKPNKVTDGPYLFRTGTGRLGMIWTSWIYNVYTQGVAYSESGTLDGPWIQEKDPITPPDFGHGMLFQTLDGKWLMSVHRHKDVNGRYIRIPRLFEVDFSGDKLMVGKPYIP